ACGTGGCCCTGATTCTATCGCCAAGTTGGCGTAATCAAATAGGTGCGCGTGCCACGTGAAAAAGTTGATCGCATTTCTGCTAATAGGCGCGATACCTATCGCAGGGATCATCATCTCTTATCTGCACCATTCTGAGTATGGAGTCGATGACGCGTACATCACGTACCGGTATGCCCTCAATCTGGTGAATGGACACGGCCTGAACTTCAACACGGACGGTACACGCGTTGAAGGTTACTCGAATCTGCTGTATGTATTGATGATGGCGGTGGGCCTGCTCATCGTGCCTCCTGCGTCAATCTATTACTTCTCGTTGTGCTTGAACGCTGTCTTCCTTACGGTCTGCGCATACGTGTTCTACTGGTTTGCTCAGCGGGAGACGGGAGAGCGTTGGGCCTGCGCCGCGGCATTTCTTTTCTGTCTGTTTACACCGCTGTGGTATTCGGCGGTATTGGGCATGGAGACCCCTCTGGTCCTTTTGGCTCAGCTTGGGATTTGGACGACGGTAACGTACGTCGCAAGAAGAGAGCAAAGTACTTCCAGATTCGTGTTCTGGCTTTGCGTGTCTAGTGTCGCGAGCGTACTGGTCAGAATTGACGGATTCCTAATGCCGGCTGCCGCGGCACTGTATTTGATTCTGCGCGGGAGGTATCGTCCAGCACTTTTGTTGGCAGGGCTTGTCGCTTTGGTCGTGGCGGTTCATTTCTCCTTTCGTTATCACTACTACGGATATTGGTTGCCGAACACGTTCTACGTCAAGGTGGATGGTCCACTCTTCGAGCGGGTAACCAGTGGAATACGCTCGTTCTTCCTCATCGTGCTGATGGCGGACAACTACTTGGTCTTCGCGCTGTCCATCGCGGCAGCACTTGTCATCTCAATGCGCAGAGTCATCAAAGAGAGAGTCGCCTTGTTTGAGGCCGTTTCATTCGGGGGCTTCTTCGCGCTGCTTTGGCAGGGATATTGGGTCTATATTGGCGGAGACTGGATGGGGTCCCGCTTTATGACAATCCTCTGTCCAATAGGGATACTCTCACTTCTTCAACTTCTTGACAAATATCCGCGAGCAACTTTTCTCGGAGTGACCGGAGCTTGCATATTCTCCTTCAGTCATCATTACTATACAGTCGTCACGTTCTTCAAGAGACCCGACTTGGCTCATGAATACTGCTTCAGAGTCATTGTTGTTCTGGCGGTGTCCTCCGCAGTCCTGTATGGCGCTTCCAGGGCGAAAATCCTGCCAGGGCAGAAGTCAATACTAGGTGCACTGGCGGCGGTTGTCGCACTGACCTGCAGCATTCCGGCGAGTTTTGCGTCGGCACCATTTGGGGAGCCAAAGCGCGACATGTGGTATGAGTTGGGGCATTTCCTGGGCAAGGAGTATCCTCACAAGACAATCGCGGTCGATGCTGCAGGCAAGATTCCGTACTTTAGCGGACTACATGCAATTGACATGCTAGGGCTAAACGATACTCATATCGCGCATACGCGAGTTGAGAATTTTGTGGCTGGTCACAGCAAGCATGACGCAGAATATGTTCTGAAGCAGTCACCGGATATTATTACGTGTTGGATCGACACGCAACTGAATATGTCGTATGGACTGACACGGTCACGCTACATTGAGGGCGGATATGAGGTCAGCTACGTTTTGACCGACCTTCCCGACAAGCCGATTATGCTGGATGTTCAAAATGAACCAGCGGACAAGATCAAATCGCTCATAGGGTATGGAGGGTATAGGTATGCCGTCTTGACCAAAGGGGAACTTCGCTTGCGGTAATCAGCTTCAGTCCATCCCGCATTTCAGTGGATTTGGTCTCACCGTGTGACGGAAACGCCCACTGATTGCGACTTGGGCCTTGTGTCCGGAAGATGAATGCGGCAGTATGGAGTATCGCCCGTCTTATCTGTGCAAGACAGGCATGTCGATGCGGAATCTCATACGCAAATACCAGGAGAGAGGATTCTATTCCGTTCATGAATACATTCGTAAGGCGGTATCGTTATTGGAAGAATTCCCGGAAGTTTACGAAGGTGGGGAAGAAGTGCCGGTTTTATGGCGCTGATATTGAAGTCGAGGGAAACGTGGAAGTGGGTGACTACGTCCACATGCGCGAGCACATCATCCTCCGTACTCGCTACGACGGCAAGATCGTCTTAAAGGACCGGAGCATGGTCTCCTGGTATTGCATTATCGAGTCAGGAGGATACGTTGAAATCGGCGAGAATACGGCACTGGCCGAGCATGTCATCATTCGCGATGGAACGCATCTTATCTACGGCACCAAGGAGCATTGGCGGTTTACACCGCACATTATCAAGCCGGTAATCATTGGGCCAAACGCGTGGATCGGCAGCCGCTCTTACATCAACTACGGCGTAACCATTGGCGAAGGGGCAGTGATTGGCGTGGGCAGTATCGTGACGAAAAACGTGGGTCCCTACGAGGTCTGGGCGGGCGCGCCCGCGCGCTACGTTGCTCATCGCACGGATGACGTGCCGCCGCAAAAGCTGGCTGAAGCTCAGGAATTACTCGCAAAGCACGGTGTGCGGCCCGATAGGAGAATGGAGGACTTGTAGTTCCGGTCCTATCGTGTATGTGTTCAAAGAAGGGGAGTCGCTGCCCATGAAAGCCTCCGTTGCATTGTCCCTTTTGTGCGTCATGAGCCAAACCGCGTTCGCACAGACAATCAGCGTGAACCCCAACAAGCACGTTGGGCGTGTTGATCCCCTTCTGTACGGTCAGTTCCTGGAGCACATCTACAAATCGGTCGTCGACGGTCTTTGGGGACAATTGGTTCGTGGCCCGAGCTTCGAAGAAGCACCCATGACCTTGGGCAAAGAATGGAACACTCCGAGCGGGAATTGGCGATTCGACGGCGCGGAATTGCTGTGCGAAGGCAGCGGCCCCGATGCGCAAATAACAACCGGCGATCCAGCGTGGACCGATTATGATTTCTCGGTGGATGCGCGCAAGGAAGGCGGAGCGGAAGGATTCCTCATTCTGTTTCGCGCCAAGGACGCAGACAATTTCTATTGGTGGAACCTCGGCGGGTGGGGCAACACGTACTCCGCCGTGGAGCATGAAGTTGGCGGCAGCCGCTCCTTAGTTGAAGGCACGCGCACAGATACGCGTATCGAAAGCAACCGCTGGTATCGCATTAATGTTTCGGTGAAGGGGGCGCGCGTAACCTGCTCGCTGGATGGACAAGTGCTGACGTCGTTCGATACGACTACAAATCCGGCAGGCTTTATTGGACTCGGTAGTTGGTCAACGGATGTGCGCTATCGCAACGCCAAGGTCGTTGCAGGCGATCGCACGTTGTTTGAGATGAAAGGTGTTGCACCTGAGACGAACACCTTGTGCCGTATGTGGCGCGTCGAACCTGCGGACAGTTCCGCGCGTGTGACGTGGTCGGACCAGGAGCCGCTGAACAGTGCGCGGTGTCAGCGTATTGTTGCCGATGGCAAAGGCGGAGGAATTGCCCAGGACGGTCTCTGTGTTGAAGCGGGCGTGAAATACATCGGATCGCTTTGGTTGCGCGGGAACGGTGAAGTAACCGTGAGTTTGCAGACCGGCGATGACGTACAGGAACAGCACTTCACGATCAACGGAGACGAATGGACGGAGCAGCCGCTCACATTCGTACCGGACATTTCGTCGGATGCGGCAACTCTGTCTATTAGGCTCGATACATCCGGTGATATTACGGTCGACCAGTGTACGCTCCATCGTTCAGGCACTCCCTACCGTCAGTCAATCTTTGAAGCCGTTGAAGGGATTCGTCCCACGTTTATTCGGTGGCCGGGGGGCTGCTTTGCTGAACGATATCGATGGAAGGACGGTATTGGGGCTCCATCTCAGCGTGTGACGAAACCAAACTACGCGTGGGGAAATCTGGACCCGAACAGTTTTGGCACGCTGGAGTTCCTCGAGATGTGCGAGGAACTCGATAGCGAGCCTGTACTCGTTCTCAATATCGGCCAACATGAGAGTCCCGACAGAACTCAGGACTACGTCAAAGAGGCGCTGGAGTGGTTCGACTACTGCAACGGAGACGTCTCCACCGAATTTGGCGCGCTGCGTGCGGCGCATGGACATCCGGAGCCCTTTAAGGTCAGATACTGGGAGATAGGAAACGAGACGTGGGGACTAGGACCGCAAGGTTATGTTGAGCGTCTTAAGCCCTTTGCTGAAGCGCTTCGCGCGCGCGATGCCAACGTGAAGATTCTGGTCTGCGGCAGTGGAGGCCACGATCTGAACTGGAATAAGACCATTATCGAGTCGGCTGCTGACTACGCGGACTTCATTTCTGTGCATCAATATATGGAGGGACCGTTTGACGCAGAGATGCGAGACGGTGTCGTGTATCCTGAGTTTTTAGGCAAGACAGCCGCGCTCATCGCTACGAGCAAGAACCCTTCCATGAAGATTGCGGTAACGGAATGGAATCAACAATCTATCCGTCTTCGCACGGGGCTCTATGCGGGCCTCGTTTTGAATGGATTCGAGCGGCTCGGCGACGTCGTAACCATGAGTTGCCCGGCCCTATTTATACGCAATGTCGATGCACCCTCATGGAACAATGCTTTCATTAATCACGACGGGTGCAAGGCTTTTGTGGCGCCGAACTATCTCGTAATGAAGATGTACCGAGACAATTTCGCGAGCGTTCGCGTCGAATGCGAGGCCCCGGAATCGCTCAATGCCATTGCAACCTGGGACAGCGAAACCGACGACGTAATCCTGAAGGTTGTCAATCCTTCGCCGACTGATGATGTGACCGCGACAATTTCCATCAAAGGCCGCAACACCCTTCAATTCAGGAAGTGGACAGTGTGGTCTCCAACTATCGATGACGAGAATAGTCTTGAACTGCCTGACAAGATCAAGATTGAAATGTCGTTTAGTACCCCGGCAGTCCGTTTCCCGGCGCACTCGGTGGTTGTGTTGCGCTCGGTGACTGGGTGGGAAGGAAAGACGATCGAGGAGATTACCGAAGACGTCCTATAAGGTAGAGGACTGCCGACAGAATTATGCTAATCAAGATTGAGGTGCCCAGGGGGAAGTAGAACTTGAAATTCTCCCTCTCGATGCGAATGTCGCCTGGCAGGCGCCCAAGTCCGAAGTAGTTCACTTTACCTCCGAAATACAGGAGGACACCCGCCACCGTTACGAGCACGCCGACAACAATCAGTAGTTTCGCAAAATCCTGGATCTGCATGAGTATTTCCTTTCCACGATTCTACGTCGCGCCTATCGGATTCGCAAAGCAGAAGGAAGCGTGCAGTCTGATGCGAAGAAGCGCTATAACATGGACGGTCTTTTCTGATTGCGAGGTCCATCATGTCCGAGGCGTACAGTCCCACATCGTCGACCGCCCTGTTCGTCGATTTCATGTACTTGCTCCGCGACTACGGTATACCCGTTAGTCCGCAGGACCTGCTTGATCTGAATCGAGGTCTCGACCGGGGAATTGTTCATACTCTCGATGACTTGTTTGTATTTGCGCGATTGACGTTCGTCCGGCGCAAGGAGCATATGGATGCGTTTGAGCGTGCATTTGCCCACTATTTCTTTGGCATTGACCTCCCTCAGGTCGCCGAAGGAGACCCTGAGTTGCTCCGGACTAAGGCCTTCAAGGAGTGGCTCGCGCGGCAAATCGCCGAAGGAAAACTACCCGAGCGCGCGGTCTATTTGATGAGCGCAGAAGAATTGATGGCTCGATTTTGGGAGACCCTTCGCGAGCAAATGGAGGCCCACGAAGGCGGCAGTAAGTGGATAGGTCAAAAGGGGAACTCGCCATTTGGGCATTCCGGCAACGCGGAGCGCGGCGTGCGCGTGGAGGGACGCTCGCGCAATCGATCTGCGCTTCAGGTCATTGCCAACCGCCGCTATGTCGCTTACTCGGACTCGAATGTCTTGAGGTCGGAGAACTTGCGGCAGGCACTCGAAACCATGAAACACATGAAAGATGCCGGGCCCAGGAACCTTCTGAATCTCAATGAGACCATTCGGCGCACGGCGCGAAACGGGGGAGAAATTGACCTCGTATTCGAGCGCGAACTGCGCGACCGGATCAGTGTCGTGTTATTCGTCGACAATGGTGGTTACTCCATGGATCCTCATATCGATGTCACGCGCACGCTTTTCGGCAAGATGCACGAACGCTTTGAAGACCTTACAACGTTCTACTTCCACAATTCGATCTACCAGCACGTATGGTCGGACTATCGCCGGACCAAGAAGGTCTCGACAGAATCCATACTGCTGCGCAATCCAGACACGCGCATTGTGTTTGTCGGCGATGCGACCATGGCCCCTGAAGAGCTTGAATCGCCCTATGGCTCTCTCTATGCATATGCGCAGGACCCGAACCCAAGTATCTACTGGCTAATGCGCGTGGCGGATCGATTCAGGCACACGGTTTGGCTCAATCCCATTCCACGCGATGCCTGGGGCCGGATCTATGGAAGTTACACGTTGAACCGTGTACGCGAGTTTATTCATATGGAAGACATGACCTTGGGAGGAATCAAGGGGATGGTCGAATATCTAAGCGAAGGGGCTTGAGATGGTCAGTCTTCAAATTCAATACGCCGCTTATCTGGGTCTTCATTTTGACGGTATAGAATCGCGATATTACCGATGATCCCGGCGATAGCGCTGTCAGATCGCGAAGCGAGTTCTTCCGTGAGTTCCTTCTTCTCGTCCTTACGGTCGACAAAACGCACCTTGATTAATTCGTGGGCGGCAAGTGCTTCGGCTACCGACTGAACGACCGGGTCGGTGATACCCTGCTTGCCAACATAGACGCTGGGTTCCAAGTGGTGGGCCAGACTTCGCAAGTAGCGGCGTTGTTGGCTGTTGAGCTGAGTCATTGTCAATCGTTCCTTAAACCTGGTGTCGGGCGAATTGTCGAAATGACAAATTTTCGTCAATCTATGAAGCTATCACACAATAGAGATTCCAAAGGGAGGTCCCTGTTTACATATTGTATCCCTTACAATGCTGGTGTTTACAGCGAAAAATGGTTAATTCATGAGAGTGGTCGCTCCTTGGCGCGTAATATGCTTTATATTTGGTGGGACCGGACGTGCTCGGTGGTGTTATGCGAAGTAGTAGGAAAGGCGAGACAACCCACCCAGACTGATCTACTAGCCCATGCTGTAGAAAGGGGCTAGCCAATCACACAAGATATGGTATACTGTACACTGTTGTGGAATCGGGAGAGTAACATATGCCAGCCTTTACTTATGTAGCTCGGGCGCGGGATGGCAGTCGACGTCGGGGGACCATTACGGCAGATAACCGGCAGGCCGTGATGCGCAATCTTCAGAATCAAGGTCTCTTACCGGAGACGGTTCAGGAGAAGGGGAAGAGTTCAGGCCCACGACGCGACGCGCGCGTAAAGCCCGCGGAAATCCTAGTCTTCACCAGACAGTTGTCGACGATTGTTAATGCAGGTCTGCCGCTGCTTCAAGGGTTGGAGATTCTCGCGGAGCAGACTGAAGACGTTCGGTTTGCCGGCGTTCTGCGAGAGATCGGTGCGGATGTGGAGGGCGGTGAATCTTTCTCAGACGCTCTGCGCAAACATCCACGCGTGTTCGCGGATCTCTACGTGAGCATGGTGCGAGCAGGTGAAGCTTCAGGTAACTTGGACAATGTGCTGTTGCAGTTGGCCGACTACTTGGAATCGATGGAAGAATTGAAGCGGCGCATTCGCGCGGCCATGACGTACCCGGTCGTTGCATTCTCAATGATTCTGTTGATTGCGGCCGGTTTGATTATCTGGGTTGTCCCGCAGTTCGCTGAGATCTTTTCGAGCTTCGACCGCGCGTTGCCTGCACCGACGCAATTGCTGATTACGATCAGCGAAATCCTTCGAAGCTGGAAGGTATTTGTTGTCATTGCCCTTGCGATAGCTGCCGTGATTGGTATTCGTGCGTATGGAGCAACACCCGTAGGCCGATACAATCTGGACGCGATTAAACTGCGCTTGCCGGTGTTCGGAAAGATGTTGCGCAAAGTCGCCATCAGCCGTTTTGCCCGCACGTTGAGCACTCTGACTCGAAGCGGCGTCGCCATACTTGCGGCGCTCGAGATTGTGGAGCGGACGGCCGGCAACGAGGTTTTTGCGCGCGCGGTGCGTAAAGCAGGCGACAGTGTTCGAGGCGGTGAGACCCTGGCAGAACCTCTGGCGCGTAGCGGAGAATTCCCCGCGATGGTCACGCGTATGATTGGCGTGGGTGAGAAGACAGGCGCGCTCGAGCAGATGCTTTCGAAGATTTCCGATTTCTACGATTCTGAAGTGAAAGCCGCTGTTGATGCCCTCACCAGCCTGATTGAGCCTTTGCTTATCCTCATGATGGGTATTGTCGTGGGTGGTATCGTTATCGCGTTGTTCATGCCGATTCTCCAACTCTCCAGCTTGGTCCAGACGTAGACCAGAGCCTTAGGGCGACTTCACCCGGGACGCTGCGACGTGCGGCGTCCCGGTTTTTCTTTGGAGACGCTGACTACGCAGCGGAATGTGAATCCGCGCGCGAGTGTTCTCTCCTACGATGTCTTCACCCGTGGAAGTGTCAGGAACGGGTGCATTGCAAGGCAAGGCTCGGGCGACCGATAAGCTTGGTGACGATTCAGGCTTTGACTACCGGCGCGCGCTGGCAGTCCGGAGGGCAGGCCCGCCAACCACACGAACGAGGAAGGAAATCATGGAGAATTCGCGGAGAGACTTTCTGAAGACGGCGAGTGGCATTGCGGCGGCGGCGACGTTGGCCGGGGCGCCGGTGGCGGCCGCGGCGGAGGGGGCGGCAAAGGAAGAAGCGGCCGGTTTGGGCAAAGTCACGGAGCACACGTTACCTCCACTGCCGTATCCGTACGAAGCTCTCGAACCGTATATCGACGTCAAGACGATGCAACTCCACCATGACAAGCACCACGCTGCATACGTGAAAGGACTGAACACCGCCGAGGCCGCATTGGCAAAGGCGCGGGCCGCGAACGATTTCGCGATGATTCAGTATTGGTCGAAGTCGGCAGCATTCAACGGCGGCGGT
The Candidatus Hydrogenedentota bacterium DNA segment above includes these coding regions:
- a CDS encoding DUF2905 domain-containing protein; the protein is MQDFAKLLIVVGVLVTVAGVLLYFGGKVNYFGLGRLPGDIRIERENFKFYFPLGTSILISIILSAVLYLIGRLR
- the yhbY gene encoding ribosome assembly RNA-binding protein YhbY, with translation MTQLNSQQRRYLRSLAHHLEPSVYVGKQGITDPVVQSVAEALAAHELIKVRFVDRKDEKKELTEELASRSDSAIAGIIGNIAILYRQNEDPDKRRIEFED
- a CDS encoding acyltransferase is translated as MNTFVRRYRYWKNSRKFTKVGKKCRFYGADIEVEGNVEVGDYVHMREHIILRTRYDGKIVLKDRSMVSWYCIIESGGYVEIGENTALAEHVIIRDGTHLIYGTKEHWRFTPHIIKPVIIGPNAWIGSRSYINYGVTIGEGAVIGVGSIVTKNVGPYEVWAGAPARYVAHRTDDVPPQKLAEAQELLAKHGVRPDRRMEDL
- a CDS encoding DUF1080 domain-containing protein, which gives rise to MKASVALSLLCVMSQTAFAQTISVNPNKHVGRVDPLLYGQFLEHIYKSVVDGLWGQLVRGPSFEEAPMTLGKEWNTPSGNWRFDGAELLCEGSGPDAQITTGDPAWTDYDFSVDARKEGGAEGFLILFRAKDADNFYWWNLGGWGNTYSAVEHEVGGSRSLVEGTRTDTRIESNRWYRINVSVKGARVTCSLDGQVLTSFDTTTNPAGFIGLGSWSTDVRYRNAKVVAGDRTLFEMKGVAPETNTLCRMWRVEPADSSARVTWSDQEPLNSARCQRIVADGKGGGIAQDGLCVEAGVKYIGSLWLRGNGEVTVSLQTGDDVQEQHFTINGDEWTEQPLTFVPDISSDAATLSIRLDTSGDITVDQCTLHRSGTPYRQSIFEAVEGIRPTFIRWPGGCFAERYRWKDGIGAPSQRVTKPNYAWGNLDPNSFGTLEFLEMCEELDSEPVLVLNIGQHESPDRTQDYVKEALEWFDYCNGDVSTEFGALRAAHGHPEPFKVRYWEIGNETWGLGPQGYVERLKPFAEALRARDANVKILVCGSGGHDLNWNKTIIESAADYADFISVHQYMEGPFDAEMRDGVVYPEFLGKTAALIATSKNPSMKIAVTEWNQQSIRLRTGLYAGLVLNGFERLGDVVTMSCPALFIRNVDAPSWNNAFINHDGCKAFVAPNYLVMKMYRDNFASVRVECEAPESLNAIATWDSETDDVILKVVNPSPTDDVTATISIKGRNTLQFRKWTVWSPTIDDENSLELPDKIKIEMSFSTPAVRFPAHSVVVLRSVTGWEGKTIEEITEDVL
- a CDS encoding type II secretion system F family protein, with the protein product MPAFTYVARARDGSRRRGTITADNRQAVMRNLQNQGLLPETVQEKGKSSGPRRDARVKPAEILVFTRQLSTIVNAGLPLLQGLEILAEQTEDVRFAGVLREIGADVEGGESFSDALRKHPRVFADLYVSMVRAGEASGNLDNVLLQLADYLESMEELKRRIRAAMTYPVVAFSMILLIAAGLIIWVVPQFAEIFSSFDRALPAPTQLLITISEILRSWKVFVVIALAIAAVIGIRAYGATPVGRYNLDAIKLRLPVFGKMLRKVAISRFARTLSTLTRSGVAILAALEIVERTAGNEVFARAVRKAGDSVRGGETLAEPLARSGEFPAMVTRMIGVGEKTGALEQMLSKISDFYDSEVKAAVDALTSLIEPLLILMMGIVVGGIVIALFMPILQLSSLVQT